A stretch of the Lactuca sativa cultivar Salinas chromosome 9, Lsat_Salinas_v11, whole genome shotgun sequence genome encodes the following:
- the LOC111882734 gene encoding uncharacterized protein LOC111882734, protein MPYVSQIIIISGKKVLSALVLSYNTSNIAKLEFAALEVSEKNYVSWMIDAKMHLESMGISNAIYEFNNFLAQDKVKAQVFLCKHIDEMLRFEYLDITNPSILWNLLKERFDHQKEVILLNARDAWRTLRFQDFKKVNEYNSTLFIICSQLKYCGQEVTDEDILEKTYSTFHATNITLMQQYRLRKFTRYFELNACLLVAEQNNELLMKNHESRPTGSVALPEENATNTNGH, encoded by the exons ATGCCCTACGTGTCCCAGATCATCATTATATCAGGAAAGAAAGTTTTATCTGCCCTTGTGTTAAG TTACAATACGTCCAACATTGCAAAGCTCGAGTTTGCAGCACTTGAAGTTAGTGAGAAAAACTATGTGTCATGGATGATAGATGCAAAAATGCATCTTGAGTCTATGGGAATCTCAAATGCTATATATGAATTTAATAACTTTTTGGCACAAGACAAGGTGAAAGCACAAGTTTTCCTTTGTAAGCATATTGATGAAATGTTGAGATTTGAATATCTTGATATTACTAATCCAAGTATTCTCTGGAATCTATTGAAAGAAAGATTTGATCATCAAAAggaagttatacttttaaatgctAGAGATGCATGGAGAACACTAAGGTTTCAAGACTTCAAGAAAGTAAATGAGTACAACTCAACTTTGTTCATAATATGTTCACAACTCAAGTATTGTGGACAAGAAGTTACTGATGAAGATATATTGGAGAAAACTTACTCCACGTTTCATGCAACAAACATTACCTTGATGCAACAATATCGGTTGCGAAAGTTCACAAGATATTTTGAACTGAATGCATGCCTGCTTGTTGCAGAGCAAAATAATGAGCTCTTGATGAAAAACCATGAATCTCGTCCAACGGGATCAGTAGCACTTCCTGAAGAAAATGCTACAAATACTAATGGTCATTGA